In the Nocardia asteroides genome, GCAGACACCGCTGGTGAAGATCTTGAACGGCGTGGTGACGAGCAGCACGAGGACACCGATCACATTGCCCTGCTGGATCAGGTACTGCCCGGTGCGCAGCGCGTCACCGGCGTGGTCGGCGCCGGAGGAGCCGGTGCTGTAGCTGTCGGCGGCGACCGGCGCCGGGGCGGGCTCGATCGGCTGCGCCATCGCGCCGGAGGCGGTGGCGACCAGGGCTGCCGCCGCGACCGAGGCGGCGGTGAGACGAAGGCTTGTACGCATCGTTGCGCTCCTCTGCTGGAAGAATTGTCATTAACTTAGCAGGTTATGAGCGCGCTGGAAGACTCAATCGGCGGGGAATTTGCGGTCACTTAGGCAACCGGGGGGTGACATGGAAAAGGCCCGGGCCGGGAACTGGTGTTCCCGGCCCGGGCCGCTGCGGAGGATAGGGGATTTGAACCCCTGAGGGCGTTAACCCAACCCGCGTTCCAGGCGAGCGCCATAGGCCACTAGGCGAATCCTCCGTGCAGCAGCATAGCGAACGCGGCGCCGACCACCCAAACCGCCCCGGATTGGGTCGCGGCGGGCACGGGCCGCTACACTGGCCGACGGATCCCGCGCGGCGCGCATCCTGTGAACTCCCCCAGGGCCGGAAGGCAGCAAGGGTCAACGGGCTCTGCCGGGTGCGCGGGGTCCCCTTAATCCTCTTCCCGGCGCGGCGATCCGGCCGCCCGTTCTTCATTTCCCGGCCGTGCCAACGGCACCCCACGCGGCGCCGGTCTCGAGTAACGTGAGCGGCGCTTCCACCCCCACGCTGCTTGAAAGGCTGCTCAGGATGTCCCGGCAAACGCAGATCGGTTTGATGAGCCCCGAGGAACTGGTGTCCGAGCACGAGACCCAGGCCGCAAACTACGCGAAGCTCCAGACCGAGAAGCTCACGCTGGACCTCACCCGCGGCAAGCCGGCCCCGGAGCAGCTCGACCTCTCGGCGCGGCTGCTCACCCTGCCCGGCGAGGGCGACTACCGGGACGGCTCCGGCACCGACTGCCGCAACTACGGCGGCCAGCACGGCCTGCCCGAGCTGCGCGCCATCTTCGGTGAGCTGCTCGGCATTCCGGTCGCGAACCTGATCGCGGGCAACAACGCGAGCCTGGAGATCATGCACGACGTGCTGGTCTTCGCGATGCTCTACGGCACCCCGGATTCCGAGCGGCGCTGGGCGAGCGAGCCCGTGGTGAAGTTCCTGTGTCCCAGCCCCGGGTACGACCGGCACTTCGCGATCACCGAAAGCCTCGGCGTCGAGATGATCCCGGTGCCGATCGGCCCGGATGGGCCGGACACCGCACGGATCGCCGAGCTGGTCGCGGCCGACCCGGCGATCAAGGGGCTCTGGGCGGTGCCCAACTACTCGAACCCGAGCGGCGTCGTCTTCTCCGAAGAGGTTGCGCGCGCGCTGGTCTCGATGCCGACCGCCGCGCCGGACTTCCGGCTGCTCTGGGACAACGCGTACGCGGTGCACCCGCTCACCGACACCGCGGCGCCGGTGCTCGACGTGCTCGGGCTGGCCGCGGCGGCGGGGAACCCGAACCGCCCGCTGGTCTTCGCCTCCACCTCCAAGATCACCTTCGCCGGCGCGGGGGTCAGCTTCTTCGGCGCGGCGACGCCGAATCTGGAGTGGTACCTGACCCACGCCGGGAAGAAGAGCATCGGCCCGGACAAGATCAACCAGCTGCGGCACCTGCGCTTCTTCGGCGACGCGGATGGCGTGCGGGCGCACATGCAGAAGCACAGGGAGATCCTGGAGCCCAAGTTCGCGCTGGTGCTGCGCATCCTGGAGGACCGGCTCGGCGCGTCGAAGGTGGCGTCCTGGACCGAGCCCAGGGGCGGCTACTTCATCAGCCTCGACGTGCTGGAAGGCACCGCGGCCAGGGTGATCGCGCTGGCGAAGGATGCCGGGATCGCGCTCACCGCGGCGGGTTCCGCGTTCCCGTACAAGAAGGACCCGGAGGACAGGAACATCCGGATCGCGCCGAGCTTCCCCGGGCTGTCCGAGCTGGAGCAGGCGATGGAGGGGCTGGCCACCTGCGTGCTGCTGGCCGCCACCGAGAAGCAGCTGGAGAACTGAGCCCCGGCTGGCGGCGGCGCGCGGCCGCCGCCCGCGCCGGCGGCTACCGGTCTTCCGGCTTGTGCGCGAACACCGCGAACATGGTCACCGAGAGGTGGATGTCGCCGGTCTCGGCGCCGCGGGCGAGTTCGGCGAGCAGCTCGTCCCGCTGCGCCTCGGTGATCCGGCCGCGCGCCACGGCCATGGCCGAGATCTTGGTGACCAGCGAGCCGGCCGCGGCCGCCCGCTCCTGCACCAGCGCGTGCGAGCCGATGTCGTCGATGTGCAGCCCGGCCTTGGTGAGCAGGCCGGGGAGCCTGCGCCCGGAGAGCGGGTTGGTGGTGCTGGCGAGCAGCGTCTCGATCACCTCGCGGGTGATGTCCCGCGCGCCGGGGTGCAGGATCGCGGTGCCCCAGTCCACGTCCGTCACCACCGCGCGGCCGCCCGGCCGCAGCACCCGCTCGATCTCCCGCGCCGCGCGCAGCGGAGTGGTCAGGTGCTGGAACACCCGCTCGCAGAGCACCGCGTCGAAGGAGTTGGCGCGGAACGGGACGCCGTAGGCGTCGCCGGGGTGGAACTCCGCGTGCGCGCCGAGCTCGGTGGCGCGGCGCTGCGCCGAGGCGAGCAGGTTCTGGTCCGGCTCGACGCCGATCGCGGTGCCGGTGGGGCCGACGGCGTCGGCGAAGGCGAAGACCTCCGAGCCGGTGCCGGAGCCGATGTCGACCGCGCGCTCACCGGGGGCGAGCGCGAGCGCCTCGTGCGCCCAGGTGCGCAGCCGGTGGATGCCGGGCAGGGCGGCTTGCAGGTCGCGGACGTCGACCAGCTGGTCGTGCCCTTCGCGGTCGAATCGATCCGGTCGCAGCCCGTCGGTGGTCATGGTGTGCTTCCCGTCCGTCTGTGGCGCCGTCGGCTGTGGCAGGGGCGTCGTCTGAGGCATGGGGCGAGCCTACGTGTGACGTGATGATCACGCGCGGCCGGTTTGTGAGGTGGGTCACCAGGAATTCGCTGGCCTGCGGAGTGCGATGATGGGGACGCCCGCCCCGATCGAGGAGTACCGATGAGTCGCACGCTCTGCCTGGCCCAGGAGCCGGGGGCCGACGAACTGCTCAGCGCCGATCACTTCGCCACCCTGCTCGGCATGCTGCTCGACCAGCAGTACCCGATGGAGCACGCCTTCCGCGGGCCGAAGAAGATCGCCGATCGGATGGGCGGGTTCGACATCCACCGGATCGCGGAGGCCGACCCGGCCGAGTTCGAGGAGCTCTGCGCGACGCCGCCCGCCATCCACCGGTACGGCCGGTCCATGGCGCGCCGCGCCCAGGAGCTGGCCCGCTACCTCATCGAGCACTACGACGGGCGCGCCGAGCAGCTCTGGACCGCCGGTGCGCCGGACGGCGCCGAGGTGCTGCGCAGGCTGCGCGAGCTGCCCGGATACGGGGAGCAGAAGGCGAAGATCTTCCTGGCGCTGCTCGGCAAGCAGCGCGGGGTCGAGCCCGCCGGCTGGCGCGAGGCCGCCGGGGCGTACGGCGACGAGGGGTCGCGGCGTTCGGTGGCGGATGTGACCGACGGCGAGACGTTGGCGCAGGTGCGCGAGTTCAAGAAGCAGGCGAAGGCGGCGGCCAGGGATGCCGCTGGCGCG is a window encoding:
- a CDS encoding aminotransferase class I/II-fold pyridoxal phosphate-dependent enzyme, giving the protein MSRQTQIGLMSPEELVSEHETQAANYAKLQTEKLTLDLTRGKPAPEQLDLSARLLTLPGEGDYRDGSGTDCRNYGGQHGLPELRAIFGELLGIPVANLIAGNNASLEIMHDVLVFAMLYGTPDSERRWASEPVVKFLCPSPGYDRHFAITESLGVEMIPVPIGPDGPDTARIAELVAADPAIKGLWAVPNYSNPSGVVFSEEVARALVSMPTAAPDFRLLWDNAYAVHPLTDTAAPVLDVLGLAAAAGNPNRPLVFASTSKITFAGAGVSFFGAATPNLEWYLTHAGKKSIGPDKINQLRHLRFFGDADGVRAHMQKHREILEPKFALVLRILEDRLGASKVASWTEPRGGYFISLDVLEGTAARVIALAKDAGIALTAAGSAFPYKKDPEDRNIRIAPSFPGLSELEQAMEGLATCVLLAATEKQLEN
- a CDS encoding methyltransferase domain-containing protein, with product MTTDGLRPDRFDREGHDQLVDVRDLQAALPGIHRLRTWAHEALALAPGERAVDIGSGTGSEVFAFADAVGPTGTAIGVEPDQNLLASAQRRATELGAHAEFHPGDAYGVPFRANSFDAVLCERVFQHLTTPLRAAREIERVLRPGGRAVVTDVDWGTAILHPGARDITREVIETLLASTTNPLSGRRLPGLLTKAGLHIDDIGSHALVQERAAAAGSLVTKISAMAVARGRITEAQRDELLAELARGAETGDIHLSVTMFAVFAHKPEDR